In the Populus trichocarpa isolate Nisqually-1 chromosome 8, P.trichocarpa_v4.1, whole genome shotgun sequence genome, TGATCCTTCTTAGATAGTTTATAAGGGTTGCAGGGGACCAAAGCTTTACTTAGCCAAAGAGGTTTATCTATATTACTCATCCCATATCCAGAGTCTTATTAGTCTATCTGAACCTTAGGTTACCAAGAAGAACTGCAGTAATATCAACTTTTATGTAAAAAGAAATTGCTAATATGACAGAGTACGTACAAATATAAGTTTTTATCATCCATTCAATCTGTTACAGCACCAGCCAGAGGATAGAGATGActtttttccaaaaacaaaaaagaacatttGTCACGTCATGCATTCATCtcttcccaataatattttcttatctaAAAAAGAGCAATGTATTTTTCCATCTCTCTATTCCCTCCGTTATCATTTgcaattttctagttttttatctGAGAAATTTTAGCATAGGAGGTTATCGTTGAACTATTAACGTTTCTGTGCCTTTCATGTTCCTTGATCTTCGCCCTGTAGTTGGTTTATGGGTGTGCTCATGTCAGTGAACATGTGCTATTTGTCTGCATGTACTGGAAGTTTTGACACTGAAGCAAACTAGGAAGCATCTTAGAAGGTCATTATGACCGTTTTTTGAGAGTGAAATGCATCCTCAGTTGATCACTTGTTCACCTGATTCattgtgaaaaaaatttcagattCAGACAGAGAAGAGGACTAGATCATTGAAGGAAAAACTTGCATCTGTTACACCAGTTGTAGAAGATCTGAGGATGAAGAAAGAAGAACGGATAAAGCAATTTGCAGAGATTAAGgcacaaattgaaaaaatcagcaGTGAGATTTCTGAATATAATAATCTCAACAATACTCTGGTGACAAATATAACTCTAGATGAGCAGGATTTGTCGTTAAGAAAGCTTAGTGAATATCAAACACATCTTCGCAGTATTCAAAAAGAGAAGGTATGCTAATTGAAGTATGAGATGGTTATGAAGTTCTAATTGCTTGCTAACACTATTATACCCCAAGATTTATGTCTCGTGTCAATGGCAATCTGATGCTCAAATCAGTGTATACCTGCAGCATATTTACATCATGGAAAAGGTTGTTAATCATCGCAACCTTTTGTATGCTTCTGTAGAATCTTGCTGGTGTCTTTGATATTTAGGACACTCGTGAAATGAAATCATTGTAAGATGCCATCACACTTTGATAATTCAAGAGCATACTTTGATCTGTTTTTGCAGTCTGACCGCCTTCATAAGGTCTTTGAATATGTGAATGAGGTGCATTCTCTATGTGGTGTGCTTGGGTTAGATTTTGGCAAGACAGTAAGTGGAGTACATCCAAGCTTGCATGGAACCCAACAGGAACAATCCACAAATATAAGCAACAGCACGCTGGAAGGTCTAGAACAGGCCATTCGCATGTTGAAATTGGAAAGAAAAGCTCGAATCCAAAAGGTAATGCACATACATCCATTTTTCAGTATCTAATCTTCTTATACTGGACTAATTGAAGAACTGTTCGAAAGTGCAGCTGAAAGATGTTGCAGCATCGTTATTTGAACTTTTGAATTTGATGGACTCTCCcacagaagagaaaaacaagttttCTAGAATTACTTCTGTTCTTGGATTTGCTGAATCTGAAATCATAGAACCAGGTGTTCTATCAGCAGAGATAATTGAACAGGTTTgacattttcttaatttgttatttattctcATTCAGAAAGTAGATCCTTGAATTTACTTGTTCTTTTGGCAGGCATCGACAGAAGTGGAGAGGCTCACTAAGTTAAAAGCAAGCAGAATGAAAGAACTAGTAATGAAAAGGAGATCAGATTTGGAGGGCGTATGCAAAATGACTCATATAGAACCTGATACAAGTACTAATCCTGAGAAATCCACTGCATTGATAGATTCTGGTACATATGTTCTTGTTTTCTCAGGTTATTTTTATTGGTCAATTCTTTATTAAACACATGGCAAAGAATGTTGATTATTAAACCATGCTGTTTTTGTACAGGTTTAGTGGATCCTTCTGAACTTTTGGCAAACATCGAAGCCCAGATAGTCAGAGCTAAAGAGGAAGCTATTAGCCGAAAAGAAATTATGGATAGGATAGACCGATGGCTTTCTGCATGTGAAGAGGAAAATTGGCTTGAAGACTATAATCAAGTATGCAAGgatttttccttttcacttcCTGTATTCATTTGTTAATTGTGCATATGTTGGTTTTCATGTTTGTTGTCCTCTAGCTGTCTTGCTTGGCAGCATGGCTTCAGAACAGATAGTGGTCCCCTTACTATTCTTGTAGCTATAATTTTCTAGAATAACGATGCATAGTAGTTGTCAGTTTGATTCAAATTAATGAACCATGAGTAAATCTATAGGCATTAAGagatctatttttaaatttcaggaCACTAACAGGTACAACGCTGGAAGAGGTGCACATCTCAACCTTAAACGTGCAGAACGAGCTCGAGTGACCGTAAGCAAAATTTCAGGTACTGATTTCTTTGATTACGCAACCGCTTGTCTGAATCTGTAGCTTTTCAGAGCTAATGATGTACTCTTTGCAGCAATGGTTGACAATCTGATATTCAAAACCCTAGCTTGGGAAGATGAAAAGAAGATGTTATTTCTCTATGACGGGGTGGGTATTTTATTcagagtctctctctctctattcatACACGCGGGCGCGCGCACATTCAGTGGCTTTATTTCTCTCATAAAATTGTCCTTTTGTTCTCTGCAGGTTAGATTGGTATCTATACTGGAGGATTACAAACTGACCAGACAACagagagaagaggagaaaagGAGATACAGGGTAATTAATCTGTGACATGTTGATATATTAATGGCATTGTGTAATTCCATGGTGTTTCACAAACTAAATGATTTCATAAATGGAAGACATGACGATCGGTTTTTTCTTGCTATTTTGACCTGTCTCCTGTTATCTAGAAAAGATTAACCATTTAGATTGACcctaaaatatgttttcatcaAATTGCTATTTTCTGAAATCATCCAGCAGTGAATTTGTTGACAGTTGATTGTCTAATTTCACAGGACCAAAAGAAGCTCCAAGATCTACTGCAAACAGAGAAGGAAGCCATGTATGGGTCTAAACCCAGTCCACGGAAAACTAACAGTTTTAGGAAACCAAATGGTTATCGTGCAAATGGAAATGGTTCTATGACTCCCACACCTCGTAGGAACTCATTTGGAGGTGCAACTCCTGAACTCCTCACTCCTCGATCCTATTCTGGACGTCAAAATGGCTATTTCAAGGAAATGAGAAGGCTGTCTACTGCACCGTTGAACTTTGTTGCCATATCAAAAGAGGAAACGATGTCATTTGCATCTGTTTGTGGTTCTGAGCCTGGCTCTCCTCCGCAGGGTTAAGTGATTTGGAATGGTATGCTTTGCTTTCTCTTTAGCCTAGCCctctgcctttttttttgttttaactctTGTGCTATTATCCTTTGTGTCAACCTGATATGGATTATAGACAAttgatggaaaagaaaaggtacattagcatgatttttataaaaatgatgaaCGCTGGCTCATCTGTCTTGCAAGGCAAAAAGGAAACTTTTTGTCTTGCTGTGTCCAAATTACAATGTTGTTTCTTGACTGAAAATTCCATTTGCTAGTTGAGTTTCCTCTCCACCTTAGTTGATCACACCATTAATTATATGATAGTTGTCATGCAGGAACATGGGACCTTGTAGAAGTTTGATGACCTAAAACTTCAATTCTAGCTGTGGAACTTTGTGAATATGAAACAGATGTACACTAGTGTATGATTGTGATCATTGTTAGGGGTTCTTGGAGAGTGGTTACTGATGTTGAGGAGTCCACTGGGATGCTATTTTCTCTGAAGAATATCAGCTTGTGGAAGGGGTGACCAACACCGGTAGATACTAGTTTGGAAACATCAGCTCTCGTTCAACAATACAGGCATTATGTTAGTTTCGTGATAGTACTGACCATGTTATGTGGGTTTTGCTTGTGCTTTGCGAATGTGTATATTATGGATTCCAGTGTGATTGTCTATCATTTGATGTTTAGGAACCTTGGTATATTTGGAGAATGCATCTTTTAGAAACTGTGGTGCGATAGGTTGACAAGGAATAAATGTTTTGACTTGGTGGAAGTTTGTCTTGTTTGTCTTTCTTCTGTGGAGTTCGTTCAGTTTGCTGTTCTTCACAGTACATTTTTGTACTTTTAACCTCTGCCTACCTGCAGCTTGTTGCTTGAGTCGTTGCAAATGCTTAGTGGGTTTTGCGTATGTTTCATCTTGCATGAGCGTTGCATAATTTACTGTGCCGTTTCTTTTGCTGCGATGAACTAGAGGGTGAGAATGATTTGTCACCGAGTGTTTAATCATACACGTAATCTGCGAGTGACACGGGCAGAGTATGATATCGGAATGACTGTGATCTTGGTAGTTGAATGCATGCCAGTGAAAAATGTTCTGCAAGGGGACAAGTGGGACAATGCTGTTAGTAATAAACATGGACAAGCTACAAGTACACAATGGAACGCAACATACGAATCAGTGCTGATACGAAAATTTCCTGATTAGCAAGGACAAAATAAAGCCGTTGAGCCGTAAATGTAAATGGGGCCACCGTCGACGGTAGGGATTGCGATGGACCAGGAcgggttcttttttatttattatttattttaatgtatcaGCACTTGACCTTGTAAGTTTTTAACCATCACCTGCATCCAATCTGCACGCGGTCAAATTggatgaaaaacattttccatcCGTCAGGTGTCCCCTGAACatccaaattttttattttaaaatttatcaagttttaaaaaattacagctTGGGTCAATATAAATTCTCAAATTGgataaaagaaaaggccaaactatttttattttaatatatgaaaataccaAACTACCCTCGTGAAACTCAACAAAAGACATAAGAAATTCTCTCTTCCAAACATGATCTctctttttaaatatcattctctctcttttcataaaaatctaactcaaatcaaaaccaaaatgtAGTATTTTAAAGCATCACCACCGAGCTGATGACAACAATGATGATTACGATAGAGATGATGCTTAAGTTTCCAAGGAGAATGCCAAGGGAGAGGAGAAGAAAGTGAAGTCGAGGAAGCCTAAGAAACCTAAAAATTGATGCCGCCgatcttgctttctttctctccAACATATCGGTAGGTGCATGACCGTGACTTGGAATGATCTAGTTTATTTTGAGGAAATggtaatttcaattttctatttttgtaggGGTCATACGAGGTTCAGCAGGATTTTGAGCTCCCGAGGAAAATTTCTGGATGTCAGGAATAGGTGGCCCAAGAAAAATTTGAGAAGATATGGCGTTGGGTTGTACCCTGCTGCTTTTACATCAACGAGCGATTCAATAAACACAGTATGGAGTTCTACATCGCCATAGATGGATTTATCATAAAGGAAGGAAGAAGCAGAACGGACACGGGTTTTCGAAAGCCTAGAACTATATCGCTATTTATGTGTTAAGAGAAAACATCTCACACGCGCCGCCCTAATTAGGTTGGATTTAGTCAGATATTAGTTGTGAGTTGTGAGTTGTGAGTTGTGGCAAGTGATTTTGTCATCCCTAGTCATTCAAATCTCTAGGAAAAAAACTTCCACGGTATCAGATTAATTATTAAgtatagaaataaaatgattgtaTATAAGTTGTTTTGACaactaaaaattttgaaaaaaataatttatgataaagAACAGATTAACAATTTTCCTTTTCCAACCAtgttattttactaattttttctataagtatagcttaagaaaaaaaagaaaagaaattaaacaccAAGAAAATCTCTCATTAAATCATAGCTACTgtagaaaaatagaaagtaagaataataaaatgattcacGGGCCAAATAGAAAGtgagaacaataattttttttatacatatatgtaATCagataaatcaagaattatatgtgtaaatgaataaaaaattattaacgatacctaaaaacaaaaattaaaagataaaagataaatatagatcaaaatatttaatctcgaaAGACAGGATATATTACCcgattgtgtttgctaaatttatttattaaaatattttttatttaagcaaacgataatagaaatagagacacaaattaaattgatctaataaaataaaaggaaaaaaaacattatgcaagGCATTAtctgaaaatagttttttttcaaaaataaattttatctgtacaaaagataaaaaacaattatagataaatccaaaaaatacttcaaatttaaatacataactaaaaaaaaacaattgttatttaaaagaaattttccaacaaaataaaagagataaaggATACTAAttcaaatagaaattaaaaaaacttagagaaaaaaccataaaaaagaatcattaatttaatttgtttttaaagcaAAGGTTAGGCGCTATTGGGTCTGACCCATTTTGTCAGGGCCCACACAATTtggcctttaatttttttttgtttgcaaatgGGTTCATCcaccctaatttttttgaaaaaaactcagGCGACGCATCGTTTAATTTACCCATATTAAAATCGGGACTTAAgtaatttttaccaaaaaccttgttttcaacccatttttgaCCCATAACACTTATAAAATACCGTCAGAATCGTAATAAACCTATATATTGCctcaacaaacataaaaaaaactaaaatcaacccGAATCCAAAAATCAACATGAgcttagatatgtttttttcatgagctttaaaagttaaaaaaaaaacacttaatattaACTCCCCTAATCAAATCGAactatttgacacaaatatGATCTGTTTTGGTAGCCTAAATCGATATCAacgatactttttttttaccgCTATAATCCGAcgacctctctctctcatctttcggctagagattaaaaaataacaaaaataaaattttatatcaaaattgaatttgaaaaatattgaagtactataattgtataattttgcgtgatttttaaagtttaagaaccaaaatgtattttttataaaacttataacatatcatttatatttgacacattttttatttcggttcttgttcttttaatcttatattttcataaaaaattaaaattaattaattatcaattaaaactatattaccaaaaaaccattaaatactacattaaaaaaacataaaattttgctCGAAAAGTAGAGCATAGTGAAAACCCACGCGAGTAAGGCTCCTTTTGGCTGCCACTGCCACTGCCACTGCCACTGCCAGCGTCAGCTCCGTTTTAATCTTTATAattccaagaaaacaaaactaaaactaaaaagaaaaagaaaataatcagaGTAATGGTcgaataaagagagagagaatggatGTAGTAACATTCGGAATCATAATCGGCATAATCGTGCTTTTCCTTTGTATCGTCTGTTTCATCACCATTGAAGGCACCTGCAAACGCCGCCCTTCTTAAAACCCCCCGAACCGAAACAAATCCAGCACACCGccattctttcctttcctttcctttttttaaattatagtcaACCACTCTCTCACTTTGATTTCCTTCTTTCTTGTCCTTTGCCAAAATGGAGCCGAAACGGAAACGGATTCTGTTAGCTTTGTTCTTATTGCTCGTATCTTGCTCGGATCTATGTTTTGGCAATGAATTCTGTGCATCGCCAGTGCATCAACATTCCCATGGACACCATCACCACCATGATTGCGCTCACGGacaccaacaccaccaccaccatgagcATAATCCTGGAGTGATTGAATCGAAGCTGCCGGAGGAATTGGCCGAGGAGGAGGATATGAAACTCTACGGGTTTGGCAACCATGACCATGACCATGACCACCACCGCGGTTTGGAACTCTCTGGTTTaggtattttttctttactttttttgcTGCTTAGTGAAATTGTGCGAGTGTCGTTGCTGTCTGGCAGCTGAGAAAAtgcaataaaaggaaaataaatttaaacattgaCTCTTTTTTCTATGTCCAATATAAAGCATGGATGTTTCtaaggtctctctctctctctctttccagGTCTTTGGATACATGCGTTGGGCTGCTCACTTTTGGTGAGCTTGGCTTCCCTTATCTGCCTGATTTTCTTGCCAGTCATATTTAGTGAGTAATTTCATTGTCAATTCATACTGATGTACCTATTTCTTTACTTCAGTTCTCGTCTTTAAAAGAAATGACGCCTTATACTTTATTAGAAGTGTATTTTGATGAATGAAACTAAATCTGTTGTTTATTGCAGTAAAAGGAAAACCATCCAAGGCAATTGTGGATTCGTTGGCTTTATTTGGGGTGAGATTCTTCaaccatgttattaaatttacttGAATTGGTGTCTATAGATTATGTGCATATTTTCCGTTGAGTGCTTGGATGGTGTTGATCTGCTATTTTGTTCCCTTCTATCGCTGCTACTTGTCATTTGCTTCCATCATTGACTTTGTTTTAGTGGTAATCATgctagttgtttttatttatatatttttcgaTGGTTGGTTATCTTTGATGCTTGGTTCTAATCTATTTTCATTGTTATCTTCACTTGTTCTCCTATTTATTCTTTGTTCTCATCATTGATACTAGTTTGTTCATGAAGGGCTATTTTTATGGATGGTTTATTTAACTCTAatgcaaatcaattttttatttatttatgtataatAGCAAATCCATTTGTTGCCGGTGGAGGGATGGGGCCTTTGGTTGGGAAATGATAGTAATGTTACAGGAATCAGCAGAGAAGATGCcatttcaagttttttgttACATAAGAATTAGTTTTACTGCTGCTTTTGTGTGACATGAGAAACTTTTTGCTGAGTGCCATTTTATGAATTGCTTTTAGTGCAGCTTTCAAAAGTAAAACATCACTAAAGTAAATTTACATGTGGTATCCTTTGAAGATCTGCTCATTTGTATATCCTTCTTTAAGTATCTCTTGGTCATTTGTTACAACgtttaaaattgaattgtttATGCATTTTTATGTTAATGGATGCATTTCTTTCTTCGAGTGCTATTAGTTTGACTCATTTTGATCAACTTTACTATTTTTGCAGGCAGGAGCTATGTTAGGGGATGCATTTCTTCATCAATTACCACATGCATTTGGTATGATCATGATTGTCTGCTGTCCTTTCTTTACTTTGTCTTGCATCTTGGAAGTCATGAACTTATAACTGATGACTTGGAACACTGTAAAGATCCCAGACCACTTCTTTTTTCATATCATCATGGGAATTCCGTGTCATTTCTGCTGCCTAAAAAACAAACCCTGGCTTTATATTTCCCATATTTTCTTATGGTGTGGTTGTATTGCCTGAGGCATCCTGATCTAGAGTATCTTTGCAGAAATGATTTGGTGGCCACTTACTTGACCCTCTTTGGAATCCAGTGGCTACTGAGAGTACAAGTCTTACTTTACAGTGCTTAGTTTGCCACCTATAATAGTATATCTTTAAATCACCTTAGTCCATCAAATCAGGCAAGGAGGATTACATTGCTATGCAGCTagctttatttgttttcagGAGCCTACTTCAAAGATTTGATCATGAGAAGTCACGTTGAAGTGATGTGACCTTCAGAATTCTTTTTACTTGAgtgttcaatatatattttagttttgttacCTTTAAAGTACCtagagatgaaaaaaacaatttggaagTAACTCAGTGGAGCTGGCCTAGCAGTCCTCTGTCTTGCTTATAACTACAGTACCCAGATTATTTTCTACTGAACCTTATGTTTCCATTTTATCAGTGAGTGAACATATCATGTCTTGATTTGGGTCTGTGGATTACGGAGCTGTACACCTGAATTCATTCTCTCGAGCTATAAATGTCATTTAATTTACACACAATTTACTCAATTTTTAATCTTATGTGAGGTAACTACGTGATAAAAAATTACACTGGAAGGTCGTCTCCAGTTCATTTTGACACtggagattttatttttttagccagGAGTCATAAGTCTAACATGTGACCATTTGATGTAGGGTGGGAAGAAAAACAGCTATATAGCAGCAGAATTAAGGCTAGAAACAAGTAGGACAGAAGTTGGGACCAAGTGTTATAGCTTAGGTTTTAAGAAAACCTCTAGTTTCTGAAGtttattgatgaaaattaaTGATACAATTGCTGCAAATCTGATTTACAGATTATTTATACCGGGTTTATAATAAAACCTCTAATATCAAGCCTACATTGAACTCCTAAACTAACCTTCTAATCCCAGCTATCCAAATATTTTCACATGCTAGTCACGTGAATTCTTGCTAAAACAAAAATCCCAGagcagaaataaaataaataatttaaagctcCTGCACCGCATTTCAGATTGTTGTTATTATAGAGCcagatctttcttttttcttgttgaattgGCAAAAGTAGATAGGTACTCCCTCTGCtccatatttttattcaatcttttcttttcttaattggcAACgatatttcctttttcttgttgAATTGGCAACAGTAGATGGGTACTCCCTCTGCTCCATGCACTGGTTTTAGTGCACGTGAATGCTTTAAGTACTATTTCTCAGAAATATTGGATTGCGGACAGGCACTTAAAAGTATAGGACAAGAGCGAGTATTGGCGGTACAGCTTCCAAATCACATTCGAAGTTTTTTAGCCTTACACAAGTCAATTGGCATTTCATTGCAGCATTTTTCAGATTCCAGGAGTTATTTTGTTAGTTCTGTGATGAATTAATAAACCATGTCTTGCAGGTGGCGAACACACCCACTCTGATGATCACCATGCAGACAATTTTCATCATGCTCATGCTGGAGATGAGCGTGGCCATGCACATTCACATTCTTTGAAAGATCTTTCTGTTGGAATATCTGTTTTGGGTAAGTAATAAAATGCATCACGCAATGCCTTTGCACTGATATCTTTATTCTTTCTGTTTGAAAGCATAGACAAACAGACACAAGCACTTTCACATGCATGTGGACATGCATGAAATTGCATGCGGGTCTTTGTTTCTTCCATCAAGGAGTGTTGGGAAATGGTacataataatgataaaagtaTATGTTTTCTTGTAGGATATCACTATAGCACTGTAGTgtatgcattttatttattacttcagcATGTAAAAGGCATGCAAGAGAACCCCCCTTATAAAGTTGTTGGAGAAATAAGCTCTGGTTCGGTAAACAGGAGGTGATAGAGCCATCATCTAGATGTACAGGGGATACCCAAGCTATGCTCATCACTCCTCTTGGGGACCATATTTACTTCTATTCTTGTGAGTTAACTGCAAAAGGATCTGAACTTGTGTTTGAATATTGTTTTGCGACTGATTTTATATGTGCTAAAAATGCTATTACTCCTGAGAGAGATCAACCACTCTTTAAACATGCATGTGGAGTGGAATAAACAAGGTGATTACTGTTATAGGTTAGATGAGATTCTGATTCTCTCATAAGAATCCTCCTCAAGTCAGCTTCTTTCTCTTcaaaatgtttattaaaatttgtgATGTGTTATCTTGTATTGATGAAAACCAGTTCTTTTATTATAATCTCTGgtcagaaaacagaaaactttGTGAGATAGCCTATGCTATCTAATGTCTTGTTGAAGTCCTGTGTTgtttgcatcatgaaaatttgCAAACTCATTGATCACCTCCATGgttgttggttttatttttttatttttattcttattatcatGTTTACGATTGGGTTACAGTACCTTGAATTCTTATTGTGGTGTATTGGTTATCGCAGCTGGTATTGTACTCTTTCTGCTTGTAGAGAAGGTGGTGAGGTATGTTGAAGACAATTCTACTGGAGCTAATGCTTGGAATCATGGCCATCACCATCACAATCACAACAGCAGCAAGAAACTGAAAGATGACGGTGATGCTCATGATAAGACACAGTCAAAATCTTCCAAGGAAGGTGATGGGAAAGGGTCTGATGAAGTTTTGGATGATTCTTCAAATGATACTAATTTTACTCAAAGTGAATCTCTACTTCGGAAGGTAATCCTGGGAAATTGCATACCGTTTTTATTTCTGCATTTGCAGTTAATCATTGATCTCCCCTGATTTCTGACAGAGTTAATAGCCACTGTGTGGTCCTAATTTGGACCCAATAGTTGAGTTGGTAGAGGTTCAGGAAATTCTTCCAGGGAAAAGAGATTGGCGAAAGTACAAATGCTTACAGGATGGACAAATGAGACAGGATTGTTTTTGTGGTCATGTGGTGCTTAGAATTCTAGTAACAATTGatgccagtttttttttttaattttccttgatGTTATTTTATGATGCAATCTTAGAAAATTGGTCACTAGTCATGTGTTGTGCATAAATTTTCTGTTTGATTGTTGAAATGAACATCAAATCTGATGATGTTCTTGTATTCTGCAGAGAAAGACCGTGCAGGAGGGCAAGGATGATAAATCAGATGTTGATGCTGCAGATGGCTCTGCGAATAATATTAGATCATTGAATGAAAACGAACATACTCTGTCACCTTCAAATCTGGTGTTtggttatcttaatctcatctCTGATGGTGTTGTAAGTATGcgttccttttttgtttttgtttgaggCTTGGCCTTGAGGGGAAACTGcttatttgtttaaattatttcagAGAGAAAAAAGCGACTTTTTTTACTCGCATGGCTTTTCTTAAGGGAGGTCTTTTATGTGCTTAGAAATAATATGCATCAATTTCGCAGCACAATTTTACAGATGGAATGGCTCTTGGAAGTGCATTTTTGCTTTATGGATCTGTTGGTGGATGGTCTAGAACTCTTTTTTTGCTTGCACATGAGCTTCCTCAAGAGGTACgagttctctttttttctcactAATGTATTTAGCTTTCCAActattcttttcttataatttgaaatcataagtttttctgtttttcaggCTTGTACtagttgtctttctttctttctttctttaaagaaCCAGGAAGATGTTATTTTGCTCTGTGTTTCTACTCCATGTCTAAAGTCAATCCATCCTCTATTTTGAGTTTTGCtgctctttctttccttttccttttgtttttaatttttgccaAAGGAAGATGGACAAATGCGATTTCCCCCCTCAAATTGCACTGATCCTAAAAGAAAATGGTGGGGGAAACTGGCAGGTAGGATTCATGCTAATCCTTACCCGAATCAGATATTTGGAATGATCACCAACCTCTTCACATAGCTTCTAATGACTTCTGCTTGTTCCATCCTGTGGTatccctttttttatctttgtaatttaatatcaaatcttGATCTGTGATAATAGAAGACAAGGTTCCTCGTGGCCCTAAAGGTCTAAACTTGTCCCATTACGGGTTGGCCTTTGGGTCCTTGTTTAAATTATGATGCTTGGATGGAAGCCATGAGATGGTGTGCTAAACACATTGTAATATGTGGAGGCTATGGTTCTGGAAAGCCACATAACACATTGAACATATTTATTCAAAAGCATTTTAAGAATGCCATAGTTCTAATTTTCCCAATCATCGTTTGTTGAATGTAGCGGATAATGAGGTTCAATTGCACAAGTATGATTATGGAAAGTGATCCATTGtctgaatattatttttacctcTCAATTCTTGATGAGTTAAATTTTGGTTCGGCCATGTTTATCAGGGAAATTGTAGTCCTCTGCTTCTCTA is a window encoding:
- the LOC7471443 gene encoding 65-kDa microtubule-associated protein 6, which translates into the protein MLTIGSPTTSLFTSTSCNTLLRELQQIWTDIGESEAEKDRMLLELERECLEVYRRKVEDAANSKARLHQSVAAKEAELATLMAALGELSVHSPIQTEKRTRSLKEKLASVTPVVEDLRMKKEERIKQFAEIKAQIEKISSEISEYNNLNNTLVTNITLDEQDLSLRKLSEYQTHLRSIQKEKSDRLHKVFEYVNEVHSLCGVLGLDFGKTVSGVHPSLHGTQQEQSTNISNSTLEGLEQAIRMLKLERKARIQKLKDVAASLFELLNLMDSPTEEKNKFSRITSVLGFAESEIIEPGVLSAEIIEQASTEVERLTKLKASRMKELVMKRRSDLEGVCKMTHIEPDTSTNPEKSTALIDSGLVDPSELLANIEAQIVRAKEEAISRKEIMDRIDRWLSACEEENWLEDYNQDTNRYNAGRGAHLNLKRAERARVTVSKISAMVDNLIFKTLAWEDEKKMLFLYDGVRLVSILEDYKLTRQQREEEKRRYRDQKKLQDLLQTEKEAMYGSKPSPRKTNSFRKPNGYRANGNGSMTPTPRRNSFGGATPELLTPRSYSGRQNGYFKEMRRLSTAPLNFVAISKEETMSFASVCGSEPGSPPQG
- the LOC7471445 gene encoding IAA-alanine resistance protein 1 — encoded protein: MEPKRKRILLALFLLLVSCSDLCFGNEFCASPVHQHSHGHHHHHDCAHGHQHHHHHEHNPGVIESKLPEELAEEEDMKLYGFGNHDHDHDHHRGLELSGLGLWIHALGCSLLVSLASLICLIFLPVIFIKGKPSKAIVDSLALFGAGAMLGDAFLHQLPHAFGGEHTHSDDHHADNFHHAHAGDERGHAHSHSLKDLSVGISVLAGIVLFLLVEKVVRYVEDNSTGANAWNHGHHHHNHNSSKKLKDDGDAHDKTQSKSSKEGDGKGSDEVLDDSSNDTNFTQSESLLRKRKTVQEGKDDKSDVDAADGSANNIRSLNENEHTLSPSNLVFGYLNLISDGVHNFTDGMALGSAFLLYGSVGGWSRTLFLLAHELPQEIGDFGILVRSGFSAPKALFFNFLSALVALAGTALALLWGQDPGQSSLIEGFTAGGFVYIAVAGVLAEMNNSKTTLRSSAVHITSLVLGMAVALCISLVE